The region CACGTTTCGATTGTGGGTGGGGGGCAAAAAGATGATTGCTTTTTCTCGCATCAGGGAGGTGCACCCTCCGCAGAGACCATGAACTCGAGTCGTCGTGCTCAACCCGGGCATGGCGTTTATGCTATCTTGCGCTGTCTTAAGCCGTACGTCAGTTCAACAATGCGGGCTGTCCGGGCATGTCTCACATTTCGTTATACCTCGAACACAACTCATGTGCGACATGAATTATACTATATGATTAGGTAGATTTTTTATGGAAAATTCGAAAACAAATCTTGTGCATGCCTGACCACggaaacaaaattaaataaGCCGTTAAACACTCACCATATTTGAATAGCTCCTGCAACACTTCGAATAATAAATCGTGATTTTGTCTACAATCGACAGGCATCGATTTAGCAAGAGTGATAAACGCTTCTGGTTTCAACTCTTTAGATTTCGCCAAATCTAACAGATAAGTGTCTATTACACGGGATACGACATCGGGGACGCATTTCTCGCTTTTACAAGCCATTTCTGTTATTTCGCTAATCAGGCGGCACGAAAGTTTCTCCATTTCAATACTGGTAAATCTATGCAGAATATCGCTGGCCAGCTTCACCAGTCGATCGCGACATTTACACCCGACTTTGTCTGCCATGATAAGAGCTAGAACTGCCCACGTGGTCGACACCGCATCTTCCATCGGCGTATCTTCCGGAATCACCAGCAGAAGTTCGTCCATGATATTACAGATTTGTTTTTCATCGGGTTTATTTTCGACATCGTTGACAACGATATTTGGCGCCTCCGCCTGTTTATCATGTTCTTCGGGTGATTTCGTCGTTTGTGGATTATTGCGCAGTTGCTCGTCAGATTTTCTCGGCTCACAGTcggaattgaaatattgacCGATATACTTTTGCGCGGCAACGGCCAGTGTTTTTGGCCAGACGACTCTGTCCCGCCCTGTAATCACTAGTCTTTTAAACAGATCTAAAGGAAGCTGTTGCACCTTGTCCATATTCCCCTCTTCGTTttctttcaaatcattattcaatttctTACGAGGATTCGAAAACTGCGTCGGCGGTTTTAACCAGATATGTATGATTGCTTCAATACATCGCGGGGTGATTGTAGCTTTTTCTGCCATATCTTTCAATTTGCAACATTGCAATAGAATATCAACGATCAAACCGGTGGAACGACTGAATTTAGCTGACGTAAGAACATCGTGCAAATATCTATCCGCAACGTCTGCCAAATTGCCTTTTCCGGTCATCATCAGGAACTCCGCCGCGCATCTCAAATGAACTACATTATCTGAAGTAATATCGACTTTTATTCCGTAGCAAAAATCGGCTACAGTGGCAAACGTTTGCTGCCCGCCCGGAAAACCTGTCAACTCGACCACGTCGCGTTCGGCACCCGATCCATCTCGagccaaagttttgaaaaagtCCGATTTTATGTAAAGCGGAAACTTGTGCAAATTGTATTCCTGGCCATCTACGACGACAACAATATCAGACAATTCCCCGTTTTCTCGAAACTGTGAAAAATCCATCTTGTTCATCTGTGTATATATAAGCTGTGCTCACTTCTGTACGGATTTAatcatctgcgaagtctgcATGGTGTCTATTGCAGTAGAAGATTATCTGAAATAATGTTTGAATTTCTATTTACGAATGCATATAGACTTAAAACTGAACTGCGCGTACGACTGAacaaatatatatgtgtaCACATTTATGTAAATTGGTGGCCTACGCCAACTAACCGAACACCTAAGTGACAATAATATATTAATGGATGATTCACGTACTCGAAATCCTacgaaaaaaaacatgttttatcTCGCCTAATTGTACAATAAAAGCTCCGTAAATTCACTTTTGTCAGTGGTTCACGAGTTagtacgttttttttttcattcatgaaaagtttattttcgaATTGAATGGTAACAAAGCactaatagaaatcaaattcGCTCGATTGAACTGATGCGCtgcaaaataaagaattttcttaaatgaaaattacaCCATGATTACTAAAAGCCCCAGATAAAAGTTACAAGTATTGAGCAAAAATATCCCACTATCGCTCCACAACCCCCAAAATAAGACAAAATGAAGATTAAGTTTTAAAACGTCATTAAAAGTAGAATTCTTAAGTAATTAGCGACGATATTTTCTGCTCCCGTTACCTTGTGAATTATTGTCTGTGGAATTTATCCTATCACTCCATATACAAGCGCGTTAGAAATGATACATCGACCGCAGTAGCGAGAGCAACGCGGGACCGGAGTCTCTCAACATCGTGTCAGATTATAAAACCCTATTAATAAAAAAGCTGCCTGTTTCATGGAGATAAAATGTAACGCTCGCCTGCCCCGCAGTGCTTAATTAAATTACGTCTCTATGACAGCGATAGATAAACGTCATTCGATTCAGTCAAATCGtaaaacaatttcatacaCATAAAATGGCCAAACCacgatttaatttcatctgcTGTTAACAAAGAAATTCTACTTCCAGGACAGAGGAACCCAAAAGGGCACTGCTATTGGATATAACAATTGCAATTAAGGGTGCTTCTTCCAGAATTTCCCGCTGCCCCCCCCCCATGCGCTATATATGTACGTACGCCCTACACTTACTCGCGTACTCGACAAAACCGTGTGAGTGTGTCCCATGATTTTCATGTCATTGTAACATGTACTAGCCTACCGTACCGcatttaataaaatttgaaaaaagtgttGTTCTCTCTATTGCAAAATATGTTCAGTATTTTGGTTCGTTTCTTTCGGTTACGGGGCagtgtaccggtattttattTCTGCAGCTAATTTACCGTAAATAATATCGTTTTAAATGGTCAGCCATATGtgcaaataaatatatcaaaagattattaaTTGTGTTAATATCAGACCTATGAATATTGAGGATTCCCCAACCGTTAACTTCTAATTGAACTCATTTAAGTTAATAtagatatgtatataaaaCTAGACAAAAGAAAGAACTAATTAGTACTGAAAAACCGGCATCGTTAAAAGGGGGATGAGATTGGCACTTATTTCGTTTAGAATTAATTGCCTTAATTGAGTAAGTATCTATTCTCGAATCATTTCAGACGTCGCGTTAAAACAACACTTACTCGTACTCAGAAACGTAGCTTTTTGTCTTATTGAGAAAATGCCATGGAAAACTCCTTCCGGGGACATGCGAACTACGGTATGAGATACTCTGAAACATGAAATACCAATTTGCTTTCAAAATGTTTATtcaaagaaaattaaattttccTCGAATGATAGCAAGCTAAAAGCAGTTTTCGGTAAACAACTCtttgtttttatcttttactgaattattttttgcgtttaatcgggattcgaactcaaTCTCATTAGTCGGAGGGAATGCTGGGTAGAAAACTTTCGACCAATCGGATGGCACGGTTTGCGTACGCCATTTAAACCTGTTTTTGAAGACGGAGCTCGCGtagaatttcatgaaattatgtgataataattgctttttcaAGACACTAGAATAGAACCGGAAGACTTCAAGATGCCGAAGAACAGGTAAAGAACGTTGTTAACTGAAAGAATGGTTAATTaaccttttttaaaatcgttttGCCTTGAAGTAGTGACGTGCTGGGTTGTTGTTTGAGTGGGAGGAAATTCgaaaaatattattttgaCATCGCCAGCCCCCCACCCCAAAACGATCGCATCGAATCATGAAGTTTATAAAGCTCTTTTTATGTAATGACACCACAGAACTTCTTTTGATCGATTCTCTAGGATTGAAACTTTCTCGGCCTCTTCTTTGTTTAAAATTAAGATGTGAAGTTTAGACCCCACCCCGGCCCATTCgattacaaaaatcttttgcCGCTTCATGGATTTAATACTGTTTAATCTTTCTATATGATGATAGTCAAAAACGTTTGTTTTCACAATTTAAAAGTTCCACAAATATATGCCATACCTACATCTGGATGGATGGATGCCAAACTGTCAAATTAACTGTTAAATCACAGAAGTCAATTCCTCCTTCCTGTTTCTTGCAATGCATCcacacagattttgaaacgCAATAGTGGctatttttataaatgataacCTCGTTGACTtggaaataataatttatatttttgataatttcaagtGTTATATCCCAAAAATTGGTTAGGCATATTATAGGCAATAAGAAATGGACTTGACTTTTTAATGCCATACTGTTCCATAGGAGAGGAGTCCTGTagtcagttggtaggcatacTTCACACAAACACTATTCGGTTCTTAACTACTGTGtattttttccaattttgcagcaaaaatgattcaatgaagaaagaaTTGACTTCAAATTTAGAGTCGGCGCTGAATGAGCTACAATGTATTTGGGACAGTATCGGATTTTCTCAGCAGCAGAGACAGGAGCGTACGAGTGTAGTATTCGAACACCTGTGTAATCTGCTACAGCAGATGGTCGCCGAAGAAGGCGAGCTGAAAGATAAACTCGTCAAGAAAGTCAAAAACTACGAAGCATCGTTAATCAGTCTCGGACAAGATTTATCCGTACCGAAATATGAGGTAAATAGAATTCATTGACAGCTcatcctgggcccagtttcacaaaaaagttaacctcaaattttggtgtaattgctattGCTTACTATTGTTTTTAATGAGAACAACTATTCAAACTCAACCGTTTTTGGCTTACacattttcgtgaaactggaccctgtaGGCCTGATTGGTTTTCTAGTTTTAAAAACCTGATGATGGTTTGTCCCTGAAATTTTGTGAAGTTACGCTTGAAACTAGGTTTAAACTGTGTTTTCAAATTGTGATATTTTCACACTATTAATGATAGCTGAATCAGTAAAGTAATGGTTTCTTTCATTGTCAGTTTCGATACCCTTTTCTTCGCAGCCTCGGAAAGACGTTACGTTATTACAACTGGAAAAAGATTTACGCAGTAAAGTCGAAGAGCTGACGAAAATCAAGAACGATCGTTTGAAAACGCTGAACGTGTTACAGACTGCCGAACAGAAACTATGTGACGTGCTGTGTGCCACTCCGTATTATATACCATCCGGTTCCGTTCCAACTCCGACCCAACTTGATGAGTTGCAGCAGCATACTGCTATGCTTAAAGCTGAAAAGGTATCGAATCATGCGCCAATACTGTGTAACAGTCAGCGGCGGGCGCAGAAAAACCCTGTTAGCCTAACCGTGGTTAGTGGCTTATCCGTGGTTAGGCTAACCAGATTGAAATAAGAGGCCGCACGAAGAATTTGTCAGCTAACAGCGTTTTCCTGCGCCCATTTATACCTAATCACAGTGTACTAACCATGGTTAGCACTGACAGGTTTTTGTGCGCCCACCCCCAGTTTTGTCCACTCATCCTATTCATTGGTTCCTTGAAaatctgattttgagaattgACTCGAAACGAAAATGACCGGTGAAAATAGGTTTCAAAGCCTTAACTGTTGACATGAAGATACCTGGCCGATGTTTTAAATGGTAAAagtaaatttgtatttttcaggaaAAACGTGTGGTCGTCTTCCGCGAGACTAAGCAGAAAATCGTCGCCCTTCTCGAAGAGCTGGAAGAGTGTCCAAATACGTCTTTCGAACGAGACATGTTGTGTGAGGAAGATGAATGTTTTCAGTTGTCGCCTGATAACATGAAAGCCATTCAGAATTTACACAAAGAGGTACCTACAATATTGCAACCAGCATTGAAATGAAAGTTTGAAAAgatagttaatgatttttcaagtaaattttagaaaaacttCGAGCCAcggtttttgatatttttaaatttttaactCATTTCCAGTTGGAACAAAAGCAGAAGGATAATTTCTCATTGGCCGCGGAGCTGCGCGATCGGTTAAATGTGTTGTGGATTCGATTGGAAACTGCCGAGGAAGAAAGGGCACAATTCAGTTCGATGCATACTGGATTTAAACCTGCTGTTATACAGTCTGTACGTAAACGTGATCCCCTAATATTCTCGTCGACACGCTCTATAATCATTCGAGTGAAATATgattaatgattttgttttcgtGGTTTTTTTAACCAGCTTAGAGAAGAGATCGCCAGATGTGAACTACTGAAGttcgaaaacatgaaaaagtttGTCGACGGCGCGAGGAAAGAGTTGGTCGAATGGTGGGATAAATGTTTCTACAGTCCACAACAAAGGGATGAATTCAGACCGTTTACTTGCAGTGAGTCAGATTGAAATCCGATTAGATATCATTCGGAGATTAATGCTTCAATtgtaataaaagaaaatgattttctacTCTAGCTGAATATACCGAGGACCTTCTTGATTTGCATGAGAGCGAGTTGCGAAAGTTGAAAGCCTACTACGATACTTACAAGACTCTGCTGGATCGGTTGAATAAGAGACAAGTTCTGTGGCTGGAATATCTCGAAATCGACGTACGTTGTTGAGTTATAGTCGACGATGTTTGtcgttttatttgattttgattgttttCACACTGTGGACACTGTGaatatgtttatttattttctagagGAGGCAGAGCGATCCGAATCGTTTTACAAATCGCGGAGGTAATTTACTCGCCGAAGAGAAGAAGCGTAAGAAGATGCTTAAAGATTTACCAAGGGTATGatcattttaaatcttaagtcGACATCACACAATTGTTTTTAGCCGATTAGGCCCGGGCCCACCATTCACACTGGTGTCAAATCGACTTGTACCTGTTTGGAACCAGTGCCAAATTTGGCGCGACCAAAAATGTGGAACCAGGCCAGtaccaaattttagcacaggtcaaattattgcgtgtgaattgcaactgtttctggaaatgactcactttgctttgttttttttaaatagtaTTGTCTAGTATCAAGTGAATGGTTAACGTGTGGCCACACACTCTTGACCTGGGCCAAACCCTCTCCGCGCGATTGCAGCTTTCATACTTGACAAGGTTGAAATGTTCCTCTCTGTTTTTTTAGCTGGAAGAAGAACTATGCGATCTTATCAATAGATGGGAAGAGGAGAACGAGAAAGAATTTCTCGTCGAGGGACAGAGGTTTAATATCTACGTGAAACATCAGTGGGCGAATTACAAAGTacagaaagaaaatgaaaaagcgCAAAGGGTAAGTACGCAGCGGACTTGACATTACTAGCAATCGTTTATAGTAGAGCCTGGGTTTATTTCGCTTTTCCTAAATTGACGCTCgtgtttttagaaaaatttacGCGCCAGAATAACCGAAGAGGAAATGTACTGGGGAAGTAAACCGACACCTAGCAAACGTCGATTCCTCGGCACACCGGGGAAAACACCAAACTCGAAAATGCGAAAGGTAAAACAAACGACGTCGCTTCGAATTTATTGATAGATAATTGGAATGTGCTTCTAGGTTGCTGTATGTAGCTTCATAACCTGCAATGCACTCGATCGAAGTAGGCTAAGTGAAGTTTATATTGGGATGTTCTATTTCATATGCTTCTTTTCATGATGGCTTCACCTAAACTGTGCGAACCACCAGGATGTAATCTTCCTGTTTGATAACAAACTTTGCCTAACTAACGCTGATAACTAGAAGATACTCCAAAAATTGTTTCCATTTTGCTTTTATTATATaactaatgtttttttttttttttttttttttcattgatcTAATGTTTTCTAGTGTGATTTGGGTAAAACTCCTTGCACTCCTAAAAACCCGGTGTCTTTGTTGAGAGTTACGAAGGTAATCTTTGATGGAAATACACCTCGAGCCAAGTGACAGTTTTCGTGCGAGGGGCCAGCTTCACAAAATCTCGTGATTCAATTATTTATCTTTGAAAATAAGCAGCGGTAGATGCCAGTAGTAATATTTTGTTTCGTGCAGCTGGGCCCCTTTATCTATCACCAAACAGATCAATCTCTACAAATGTGCCAAATCATGTTTAAACTATTATATCATGTCTTTAATGCTATTAATCTTTCACTGCACTCATGATATGTATTTGATGCACTGTGATCTAGATGCTTCAGCACATGTGCTCAAtgttatcaattatcaatcTTCTTAAATCGTATTCCATTTCTGCAATTTCAACATTGACTCGTATcatgaataaagaattttaacttttatTCCCCTGAATTTGAGTACTTAACTTACTACCTGTACATTAGCAATGTGTATAAGACATGTGAAGAAGAAGCCTGGAATATTTATGGACAGTTTTGGAAGTTGCCTTGAAATACATGCAGCGTGTATTCTTTCTTTTTAGTTGAATGAAACGAAAACTCCCGGTTCAGTGAGTCGAATTAACCACACTAGTTTATTCGCGTCTCCAGCCGTCGGGCGCGCTCCGAAAGCACCATCAGCTGTCAATAAATCTaaactgaaaagaaaatcCCTTTCAAAAGTGAGTAATATCTTCATGtgtttcaaaatgaagaatttCGATCGAGAAAACTCGTAAAATACCTATCTAATGATTGTAATTTCTCCCGTTCGCTGTAGGGTTCTCGAAGATTACGTCCTAGTACGGAGAGCCAGCGTAAGTTCATGTTAATGGATAAATCTAACAACACGACTAGCGGCGTTAGTTCAAACGGTGATTCGACACATATGTCAACGAtgtctatttcatctggattgtCGTATCAAGACTTCACGGTCAGTTAGCGGTCCTATATTAGCTTTTTCGTTGCATACACtttgaaatttgtttattGTGAAGGAATATGCTCAGTTTCCGTTAATTTTGGGAGTCatgtctttctttttttctagcGTTTTCAGATGGAAATTTGATTTCTCCCTGTTTACTCATTATGGGTAAGCTGAAAACTCGAGCTAAAAATCACAGTATTCTAATTTCAAGGCACTTTCGACGTTTCATCGCACACTTCAGACTAAACAATTTGCTTCAAGCGCTGCTGCCATCTAGTGTCTCATTTGAAAACTAGATGGTCATGCATACAATCTCTTTGTTTACCTTCGCAGAATTGTTTATCAGGAATAGCCTTCTAGGTCCAAGGCAAACATTCAGTACTATCAGTTCGAATAAGAAGAAACGAACTATTTTTGTTACATATTGTTCGGGACAAAACTTTTGTTCAATGAGATAATTCGTAGAATTGACTGACAATTTTTCTCTGAACTGGTTGACTAACAAATTCGCCAATTTATATGAGAATAACTCACTAATTCAACCACGTTGCTAATTTGTTCAGTTGTTAAATTTTTACGTCTATATTTCCTCTTGGTTCAATGtcatgaattattattactaacaTAGTTCATAATTATACCTGACACAGCAACTATTGTCAGATGGTTGGGTGAATATGCtgatgtcagcagctatgtaAGTTATTATTCAGGTGGGCACACATTGCTGTCGATATAGACTCCTGCTGTGACTGTTGTTAACAGACACCAATAGGCTGAACACAACAACCCATATAAATTGACCTCGGTAAATTGTCTTGGTCATAAATGTAGACTGCTTATCCCCATATGTGCAGCTGAAGTATATGACAACAGCATTTCTAGCTTTCAATGTATTGACCTTATTTACCAGTATACGAGATACAGGATATCTGTTGTATACAAGACAGGCTGCATTTATATGAGTCTTAACCCCGGAATACTTGTTTATTCATGATTCATTTTAACATATACCCAGTGGTGCGTTATTGTAGGAAATGATATCGGCCCCTAGAACTGCTTTTATTTCTCGCGACGAAAATATATCTTCTAGtgatattctatttttcattacAGAATGGCTTGAACACGAAAGAAAGACCGTATTGTCGAAGTAGCGTACTTCACCACGGACAAAGCACACATTCTCGTGTGACAGGGCTGTGAATCTTATAGAGCGTGTGTGTGATTGTATCTATCGATTGCTGTGCTCACTCTCTGCTACGTGCGTTCTCGTCGTCTGCCGCTGGTGAAGCCAACTCTTCATTCCATGTAACAGCTGTAAATATAAAACCTACAGGCACTCGGCATGAAAACTCTGCCAGTacttaatcaacaatttttatACAGATTTTATCTGAATGAAGAATTGTGCAATTCAAAATCCTACGAACGTAATATATGttcaattgaattggaaatgtcTCCTGTGCCTGGATAATGTGTAAAGGAATTGTATGTAACAGAATGAATGGTTTTTCTGATGAAGTTTTCGTTAATGAAGGAATGtgtaaattatctaaatcccTCACGACAATTTGGTTACTGGGCAATGTGGTTGCTCATAAGCATATGGTAGAACTTCTGACTGTTCAGCATTTGATGTTTtggtgaatatttcatttcttgcATGTGGCAACACGCTGTTGAACTAGTTCAATTTAGGTCCCTTGGTAGATATAGATTAATGCAAAGTTCAGAAGTTGAGATTTCGTCGTCTGGCTTTGGTTCTAGCCTATTTGTCAATACAGAAATATAGAGCAAGAAAATGGTCTATAAATGTTAGAACAACATGTGTACATGACTGATTTAATTCCTACCGTCCACATTTATATCcattgtattttatctacGTAGATAGCTGTTAATAATATTCCACTGATTTTATCTATGTATTTCTATTAGTGCGTATTTAATGTGAGCATTTTAAACATGTTTTTCTACTTAATCAACTGAACGGTGGATGATCTATAATCCTATATAAACTTATCTGTAAAATACATATATGGtgatgttcattttcatggcTGTAATACATCATTCCAATGCATTTTATGATTGCGTAATTTCAGTAGTTTGTTTTTTGCTGTTAATAGCTTTGCACTCGggtctttatttcattaagcATCATTCGGTATTgtgatattatcaaaattagttaGACTTGTCCGAGGACAGCAAATTGTGCAATTTGTGAGCTTGCCTTATCAATAAAACCAGTaaaattccaaatattcagCACTTTTCCTTCTAATGATTTTTGAGCATTGCAATTGTTTTGATGAAATGCAGGTTCCTGCTGTTGTCGTACAGGTCTCTACTGACGTACCATGCACTGCACACTAATCAATATTCCTATGCCAGGCAACGCTTGTTATGCTGTGTAAATATATGGAAGATAAGCGAGTCTTCATTCTACGTTATGGACAAATATGGATACGTCACAGACGCCCACATTCGAAGGACTGGGAGACCAGTAAATGTCCAAcctaattttgaattcaagtaCATGGGTTGTTGGGTGATTATTCGACTTCAAACATATGAAACATCATAATAGAATATCCATGCCATGGAACCAGAGGATTGCAAAGGGGAACATGTAAAGGAGCCACCCCTATTTGTTTGGTACTCCTTGACCTCCTTAGGTACTTCATTGGTCAGTGGCGGATTTAGCCTACCGCACTTGCTGCTAATGCGGTAGTCAACATTTTTCCTCTAACAACATTTTACTTATTTCATGGATGGACTTGACTTAGCTGATTCCTTGGAAAAAAGTACCCATAACAGGATTTTTCCCTTCCAAAACCCAGGAAATGTCATCTCAGCCCTttaaattcttcaaaattatctGGGGGAGAACCCCAAACCCCCCGTGGGCACGTCATGCCTTCGGCACTCGTATGGCACATCTTGTGCCTTTGGCACTCGGTTGCCGAAATGCGGTAGTCATATTATGcctctggatccgccactgTTGGTCTGCCATACTTTTTTTGTGTTAAACCATCACGACATGTCGAGGATCTTAATTAGCTCCCAGCTTCACGATTATAAGAGAGTGTACACTTAAGATGTTTATGTCTGTATATCTATCAAGTACGGGCTAGGATCCACCCCAACTA is a window of Tubulanus polymorphus chromosome 2, tnTubPoly1.2, whole genome shotgun sequence DNA encoding:
- the LOC141900393 gene encoding uncharacterized protein LOC141900393, producing the protein MNKMDFSQFRENGELSDIVVVVDGQEYNLHKFPLYIKSDFFKTLARDGSGAERDVVELTGFPGGQQTFATVADFCYGIKVDITSDNVVHLRCAAEFLMMTGKGNLADVADRYLHDVLTSAKFSRSTGLIVDILLQCCKLKDMAEKATITPRCIEAIIHIWLKPPTQFSNPRKKLNNDLKENEEGNMDKVQQLPLDLFKRLVITGRDRVVWPKTLAVAAQKYIGQYFNSDCEPRKSDEQLRNNPQTTKSPEEHDKQAEAPNIVVNDVENKPDEKQICNIMDELLLVIPEDTPMEDAVSTTWAVLALIMADKVGCKCRDRLVKLASDILHRFTSIEMEKLSCRLISEITEMACKSEKCVPDVVSRVIDTYLLDLAKSKELKPEAFITLAKSMPVDCRQNHDLLFEVLQELFKYEVDIEDDTRKEMLAVIDFCRLSENMLTKAHESELVPASYITRAALDLCARLRSELDSAKAIIRMQDEDLQRLSKLKSISNGTSKYSGNNSNWETASVASTSSIQKPRYHSAVKNFRTVDHNKDHSRSISPAVSIVSCRLRTSSTSEALTETNSPILTADDYDASGVPDFSSSGISSDDVKEVMNGLAELSPRYSNYLRTVPTKW
- the LOC141900424 gene encoding protein regulator of cytokinesis 1-like — protein: MPKNSKNDSMKKELTSNLESALNELQCIWDSIGFSQQQRQERTSVVFEHLCNLLQQMVAEEGELKDKLVKKVKNYEASLISLGQDLSVPKYEPRKDVTLLQLEKDLRSKVEELTKIKNDRLKTLNVLQTAEQKLCDVLCATPYYIPSGSVPTPTQLDELQQHTAMLKAEKEKRVVVFRETKQKIVALLEELEECPNTSFERDMLCEEDECFQLSPDNMKAIQNLHKELEQKQKDNFSLAAELRDRLNVLWIRLETAEEERAQFSSMHTGFKPAVIQSLREEIARCELLKFENMKKFVDGARKELVEWWDKCFYSPQQRDEFRPFTCTEYTEDLLDLHESELRKLKAYYDTYKTLLDRLNKRQVLWLEYLEIDRRQSDPNRFTNRGGNLLAEEKKRKKMLKDLPRLEEELCDLINRWEEENEKEFLVEGQRFNIYVKHQWANYKVQKENEKAQRKNLRARITEEEMYWGSKPTPSKRRFLGTPGKTPNSKMRKLNETKTPGSVSRINHTSLFASPAVGRAPKAPSAVNKSKLKRKSLSKGSRRLRPSTESQRKFMLMDKSNNTTSGVSSNGDSTHMSTMSISSGLSYQDFTNGLNTKERPYCRSSVLHHGQSTHSRVTGL